One stretch of Corallococcus exiguus DNA includes these proteins:
- a CDS encoding acyl-CoA dehydrogenase family protein, translating to MQQTQEHRAIRQTVRKFVEQELNPHIDAWEAAEIFPAREVFKKLGELGLLGITKPTEFGGLGLDASFSVAFAEELGHCTCGALPMAIGVVTDMATPALARFGSDALRREFLAPTLTGERVCSIAVSEPGAGSDVASVTTTARRDGDDYVIDGSKMWITNGMQADWICLLANTGDGPAHANKSLIVVPMDSPGITRSKIRKLGMWASDTAQLFFDGVRVPARFRIGDEGRGFAMQMQQFQEERLFVSASTLVTFDRLIAQTAEYTRQRKAFGQSILDNQSVHFRLAELQTEVESLRALIYRTVAMYIENKDDPEVVKLASMCKLKSGRLARELVDGCLQYWGGMGFTWDNPVARAYRDLRLGSIGGGADEVMLGIISKAMGTLPRKARG from the coding sequence ATGCAGCAGACCCAGGAACACCGCGCCATCCGCCAGACCGTCCGCAAGTTCGTGGAACAGGAGCTGAACCCGCACATTGACGCCTGGGAGGCGGCGGAGATCTTCCCGGCGCGAGAGGTCTTCAAGAAGCTGGGCGAGCTCGGGCTGCTCGGCATCACCAAGCCCACGGAGTTCGGCGGGCTGGGGCTGGACGCGTCGTTCTCCGTCGCCTTCGCGGAGGAGCTGGGCCATTGCACCTGCGGCGCGCTGCCCATGGCCATCGGCGTCGTGACGGACATGGCCACGCCCGCGCTCGCGCGCTTCGGCAGTGATGCGCTGCGACGGGAGTTCCTGGCGCCCACGCTCACAGGCGAGCGCGTCTGCTCCATCGCGGTGAGCGAGCCCGGTGCCGGCTCCGACGTGGCGAGCGTGACGACCACCGCGCGCCGTGATGGCGACGACTACGTCATCGACGGCAGCAAGATGTGGATCACCAACGGCATGCAGGCGGACTGGATCTGCCTGCTCGCCAACACGGGTGACGGGCCCGCGCACGCGAACAAGTCGCTCATCGTCGTGCCCATGGACAGCCCCGGCATCACGCGGTCGAAGATCCGCAAGCTCGGCATGTGGGCGTCCGACACGGCGCAGCTCTTCTTCGACGGCGTGCGCGTTCCGGCGCGCTTCCGCATTGGCGACGAGGGGCGCGGCTTCGCGATGCAGATGCAGCAGTTCCAGGAGGAACGGCTGTTCGTGTCGGCGAGCACGCTGGTCACCTTCGACCGGCTCATCGCGCAGACGGCGGAGTACACGCGGCAGCGCAAGGCCTTTGGCCAGTCCATCCTCGACAACCAGAGCGTGCACTTCCGGCTCGCTGAGCTGCAGACGGAGGTGGAGTCGCTCCGGGCGCTCATCTACCGGACCGTCGCCATGTACATCGAGAACAAGGACGACCCAGAGGTCGTGAAGCTCGCCTCGATGTGCAAGCTCAAGTCGGGCCGGCTTGCTCGCGAGCTCGTCGATGGCTGCCTCCAGTACTGGGGCGGCATGGGCTTCACCTGGGACAACCCCGTCGCCCGTGCCTACCGGGACCTGCGTCTGGGGTCCATCGGCGGCGGCGCCGACGAGGTGATGCTCGGAATCATCAGCAAGGCCATGGGAACGCTGCCCCGCAAGGCGCGCGGCTGA